Within Butyrivibrio fibrisolvens, the genomic segment TTAACAAGGTTGAGATCCCCCATGACTTCCTGATCCATGACTCGGATAACTTATATAAAGATGCTACAGGATGGTATAGCAAGGATTTCGAATACAGTCCGGGTTCCGGTCATAGATGCTTTATTACTTTCGAAGGTGTCTATATGGACTGCACTATCTATGTTAATGACAAGTGCGCCTTTGAATGGAAATATGGCTATTCATCTTTTTCCTTCGAGATGACAGATTATCTGCATCAGGGTATCAACAATATCTCCGTATTTATAAGGCATCAGAGTCCTAATACCAGATGGTACTCGGGAGCCGGTATATACAGAGATGTGTGGCTTACGATAACTGATAGTACATACCTTGCAATTGATGGAGTCTACCTGTCTACGCGCCCTAAGGGGGATGACTATATCCTTAGGGTAGAAGCAGAAGTCTGCGGAGATATGGCAGGTGAAGCAGGTATTAGTGCTAGTATTAGTCGTACTAGTACCGGTATCAGCGCTTGTGAGAATATTGCCTATGAACAACTGCCTGTTACAGACCATCCCGGACCTGCAAAGGTTTCTGCACCTGCCTGCGATTACAAGGATCTTGAGTCAGGTCAGGTCAGATACAGATATATTCAGGAATACCTTGTGAAGTCCCCTCTAAAGTGGGATCCTTCTAATCCTAACCTTTACAATATTACAGTCACTCTCACTGCAGGTGGAAGAGCAGTAGATGAGTATAGGACAAGGCTTGGTTTTAAGCATGTAGTACTAGACCCTGACAAGGGATTTATCATTAATGGTCAGAATATTAAGCTAAACGGAGTCTGTGAACATCATGATCTTGGCGCTCTTGGAAGTGCTTTTAACAAAGCTGCCATGAAGAGGAAGTTTCTCACTCTTAAATCCATGGGCGTCAATGCCATAAGAGGAACCCACAACATGGTAGCTCCGGGCGTACTTGACCTTATGGATGAGATGGGTTTTATCTTCATATCCGAAGCCTTCGATATGTGGAGGAAGCCTAAGACTACCTATGACTACGCCAGATTTTTTGACTCATGGCATGAAAGAGATGTGGCAAGCTGGGTTAGAAGGGACCGAAACCATGTGTGTGTATCCTTCTGGAGTATAGGGAATGAGATCTACGACACCCATGCAGATGAGGACGGACAGCGGATCACCAAAGAGCTGTCAGACCTTGTGCGACAATACGACTATAACGGCAATGCAAGGCCTACTATAGGCTCTAACTACATGCCCTGGGAGAATGCCAGAAAGTGCGCCGATATACTTAAAGTTGCCGGCTACAACTACGCAGAGAAGTATTATGAAGAGCATCACAAAGAGCACCCTGACTGGATCATCTATGGAAGCGAGACATCCTCTATAGTTCAAAGTAGAGGTATCTACCACTTCCCGGCATCTGCCAGTGTATTGTCAGATGATGATGAGCAGTGTTCAAGCCTTGGTAACAGCCAGACAAGCTGGGGTGCAAAGAGCATAGAGAACTGCATACGAGTTGACAGAGATACTCCATTCTCTATGGGTCAGTTCTTATGGACAGGATTCGACTATATCGGAGAGCCTACGCCTTATCATACCAAGAACTCCTATTTCGGGCAGATAGATACGGCAGGCTTCCCAAAGGATGCATATTATGAATGGAAGGCAGCCTGGACTGATCATAAGAAGGCGCCAATGATTCATATATGCCCCTCATTCTGGGACTTCAATGAAGGTCAGACCATAGACCTTAAGATAGTAACCAATGCACCAAGGGCGCAGCTGTTTATAAATGGAAAAGACAAAGGATGCTGCGATTTCTCTAATAAGCCGGGATCCGGCAGCAAGATAGAATGGAACCTTCAGGTACCATATTCTAAGGGATATGTAGAAGCAAGAGCTTATGATGAGGATGGAAGAGTAGTAGCAACTGATGTTATAAGAAGCTTTACAGATCCTGTTAAACTGGTCCTTCGTAACGCCCTTGATGAGTATACCAATACAAAGGATTGTAAGAACTTTGGATCTGAGTCTACTTATAGTAATTATAATGATTCAGTAGATATGGATACCAATAATAATAGTATCTATTCAAATGACATACTATGTTCTAATACCAGAGACCTTGCCTTCATAGAGATATCTGCTCTTGATACAGATGGAACCGAAGTTTCTAATGCACAAAACAGAGTATCTGTAACTGTCACAGGCCCCGGCCGCCTTGTAGGTCTTGATAATGGTGACAGCTCAGATCTGGATAGCTATAAAGCTACAAGCAGAAGGCTCTTTGGTGGTAAGCTCCTTGCGATCATTCAGGCAACTGATGCAGAAGGCGAGATAGTAGTAACTGCTACAAGTAACGGACTTGAAAGCGCCACATACACTCTTAAGAGCATTAAAAATAAGTCTGACGCAACCAACTATATCGTAAGAGGTGAATCACATGAGCCATCTGATGATATCAGGTTATTAGATCCTAAAGATACGGCTCATAACGAAGTCCACTGTTACGAACCTTTAGAAGTTATAGATATCTGTCATAATGATGCCAATAGGCTTGGATCACAAGATGAGATCCCTATCAGGAAGATAGAGCTTGTAAACGAAAGCGGAAACAGCGTATTAACCAAAGGCTGTAATGAAGTAAGAGTATCTGCCAAGGTCTATCCGGCCAATGCAACCTACAAGGATATCACCTTCCAGGTTGTCACAGAGTTTGGTGTTAAGTCCAATATCGCTGACTTTCGTGCAGAAGGCAATACTGCCATGATCACTGCCAAGGGCGATGGAAGATTCTATCTTAGAGCCTTGTCCTGTAACGGAGGAGATAAGCCAAGGATCATCTCCTATATGGACTTTGAAGTTCAGGGTATGGGCGCAGCATTCTTCGATCCGTACAGCTTCGTAGCAGGAAGCCTCTACTCAGGATATGAAGGAGAAGTTGGCAATGGCAATGACAAAGGAGTAGCAACCGCAAGAGGCCAAAGGACACTTGTAACCTACGACAGACTGGATTTTGGCAGAGATACCTCTGACGAGATCACTATACCTGTTTTCTCACTGGACGGAGGTGCTAACAGGATCAGGATCCTGTCGGGAGATGAAGTGATCCTTGATAAGATCTATGACAAGCCGCCTATCTGGAATGTATATCAGGAAGTTACCTGGAAGCTTGATAAGCCGCTAACCGGCGTATGTGATCTTAGCTTCGAAACCTGGGACAAGCTCCACCTTAAGGGATTTGTATTTAAGAGAAATAGAAGAGCCTATGCCGAAAGCCTTGCCGTAGATGCAGATGAGATCTATGGCGATACCTACACCATCAAAGACGGCATGGTATCAGGCATTGGCAATAACGTATCCCTTGTTTATAAAGACATGAATTTTGGAGATGAGAAGCCATCGCATGTCACTATAAGCGGAAGAGCAGTAGGAGAGAAGAACACCATACACATACTCTTCGATACAGATAAGGGCAGTGTCAGAGAGATACTGGAAGTGGAAGCTACAGATGATATCACTGATCACACCTTTGATATCAGTAACATTGAAGGAAGCGGAACTATAACCTTCGTATTCCTCCCCGGCAGTAACTTCGACATGAAGAGCTTTAGATTCAGTAAGTAAAAAAGATCGCATGGATCCATTTTGGAAAATCCATGCGATCTTTTATTATATCTATTATTTCATACCGCTTGAGTCATATTTAATGGTTAGCCCACCAGATCATAAGTTTTATATTCCTTAAGCTTTATTTATTAACCTTAAGCTTCTTTACACGAAGGATATAATAAGCTGCGCCTGCGCCGCCTGATACCACTACGAATCCACCTGCAACTGCTGCCCAGATGAAGAATGCAGAAGGATCCTTGTCAGGATCGACCAAAGGCTTGATCTCATCATTTAACGCAATCTCATCATCTTCGATCAGTTTCTTGGCATTACGTGATACAAGAACATTGTTGTAATCACGCTCAGACTGATTGCCTGCAACATCGGTTGCCAGTATCATAACGTTCTGATAAGCATCCATTTCAGGAAGATTAACAGTTAGTGTACCTCCGGCAGCTTCGATATCTTCTGCTGTATAAGATACCAGCTCTGTAAGCTCATTCTGACCTGTATATACCACAAGACTTTCAAATCCCATGTTATCAGTAACATTTATGATGAAGTCGTGCCCCTCTTCCTCATAAACACCTTTTTCCTTGATCTCAGAAGTTACAATAGAAGGAGCTGTACCATCAACAGCGAACTCGATCTCCTTGCCTTCTGAACGGTTGTCCTGAGTATTGGTCGCTCTGTCTCTGGAGTATACCATTACAGAGTAGTTGCCGTCCTTATTGAAATTGTCGGCATTGACAGTATATGTCATGGACTTCCATGACTTGTCATCGCCCTGAACAGATACTGTATAATCTCTGCCCTCTTTAAGAACCTCACTGTCGCCGTCTCTGTCAACAGATACCTCTTTATAAGTAAGACTGTCAACATTGATCTCAGTGATAGTAACATCTTCAGGCTCATTGGTATAATATCTGTCTGTCAGCTCCTTGGTGCTGTCTCCTACGACGTATACAGAACCGAATCTGTTTACAGAGAATACCAGTTCATCCTCTGTCACATTGCCGGCCATATCTGTAATGCTGACTCTAAGAGTATACAGATCGTCCGTCTCCTTGGTATGAGCGAAGTCGCTATATGATACAGTCACAGTATCTACAACTTGTGTCGTCTTAGATTCAGGAGTTACCTCGCCGTGATTGGCTCCTGTCATAGTAACACTAGAGTTCTCAAAATCAATGTTAAGATCCTTGTATATAAGGACCGGAGCCACCTGACCATTGTTGGCAGAGTAGTTCTCAACTCCGCTGAATGTAATATCAGGAGCTGTCATATCTATAACGAATATATCACTTGTATATACTTCTGACTCATTACCCGCAAGGTCTGTTACCTTAATAGTATATCCATATCTACCATCTGCATTAAAAGACATCGTAGTAGTATATGTACCTACATCAGCATTACCACTAAATGCTGCTGCCTTAGGAAGCGCAGCCATAGGCTCTGCATCATCTGATGCCTGCGAGTTTATAACAACAAGACTATTGTCAAAAGACTTCTCATCAACCTTAACAGTTGCTGTCCTCTTAGCATTGTAATAGAATCCGTTCCTTACATCGTTGTTATCATAACTAACTGTAACAACAGGAGCTGTCATGTCTATGATAAAAAGACTTATAGTCTGAGTCTCAGACTCATTGCCAGCCTTGTCAGTTGTCTTGAAGGTGAAGTCATACCTTCCGTCAAGATTGAATGTAACCGTCTTACTATATGTCTGATCGGATACACCTGCCCAATCGCTCTGAGAAGGAGCATTGTCAGGAGCATTTATAACAAGCTCAGACTTACTGCTGTCAAAAGTATAATCCTTAACAGTGATAGTAGCAGTTCTTGAAGCGTTGTAATAGATCTCGTTCTGTGGTGAATTATTATCAAAAGTAATAGTAACAACAGGAACTGTACGGTCTATAGTGAATCCTGCGCCTGTATAAGTATCAGATACATTCTGTGCTCTATCTGTTGCCTTGGCGCTTAGAGCATACTCACCATCATCTGTAAGCTCTACCTTGGCAGTCCATGTATATGATCCCTCGTTGTAAGTCCACTCTGATACAGGAATATTGACACTAGTGCCATCAGCCTTGGTACCTGTAATAACAGCTTCTATGCCCTCCTGAAGCAGGTGTTTGTCTTCAATCACAAGAGTTACAACTACACTGTCTTTGTAATAGCTTGTATCCTTGCCTGCAGGAGTTACTGTCTCTCCACCTGATGTATATGTGACTGTGATAACAGGAGCTATACTATCTATTACAAAATACGGACTATCTACAGTATCAGCTGTATTGCCGCTCATATCTGTAGCATCTGCTGCAAAGAAATAGTCTCCGTCACCTACTGTACTAAATGTATATTCAGTCTGTGCTCCAAGTTCAGTACTTGTACTTTCAGGAATAGATAGTTCTGCTTTCATAAGACCTGACTTCTCTGAAAGCTTTACTTCCTTGATATATCTCTCTGTTACTAAGAGCTTACCTGTAACATCATGATTGTAGAAATATGTTGTTGATGCAAGATCTGTAGGATATCCTTCGGAAAGTCCCTCTCCGTTAAGATCTGTAAATTCGATAACAGGGCTTACGCTATCAATAACATAGCTTACCGGCTCTACTTTGCCTTCATAGATAAGAGTCTCATTGCCTGCAAGATCATAAAGTCTTACATCACCTATATATACAGGGCCCTGGCCTTCACTAACACCGGGAAGTTCGATCCTGATATCACCGCACTCGTCGATTTCCAGATCCTCTATCTCTATCTCATGATACTCACCCTTGCCGGATGTAGGATAATCATCATTGTAAAGGACATATGAAAGCTTAACAATTCCGGATGCAGGAACATCATCTTCCGTCTCCTTAGTATCACTTCCGGATATAAGCGGATCATAGCTCTTAGAAGTATCAACTGTAAGAGTCAGATCATTCTTTGAATATACAATTCTCTCTTCGCCCTGACCAAGGTTATAGGTTCCTGATACGCCATTACCATCTTCAGTATAGGTAACAGCAATATCCTGGGCTACAGGGCTTGTGCTATCAAGCTTTACGTACAAATATCCTTTTTTATTGAAGCTTCTGACTGCACTATTTATAAAACAATCTCCGCTTGATTCAAGCTTATAGACTACATATTGATCCTTGTCATCAGGAAGATCGAAAGTTACTTCAAATCTAGACTTTGGGAAACTCCAGCTGATATTCATCTTGCCTTCAACAGCTTCAGCACCCTCTATCTTGTTGCCATACTCATCAACAGGAACCAACGATATCTTGACATCGTCAGTATCAGTGAATATAGAGATATATGATCTAAACGATACCTTCAATGATATATCTGCATTATCTTCACCCTGAAGAGAGATCCAGTCATTGTCTTCTTCTGCAGATGATGTGTTATTACCTGCTGTAAGTATCCTGTTTAGATCCGTAATACAGTTTGTATAATGGCTATCTTCTCTACCATCATTATACTGATCACCTTCTATAGATATCTTGGAAAAAATATTGTTCTCATTTTTGGCATCTGCAGCATCACTAGAATCATATACTGTAGAATTCTTATTGCCATCTACTGCAGTTATTGACTCTACCTGATAGGCAGCTACATCCTGCGGGAATGTATATGTATAAGTTCCATCCCCATGTCCGCTCATAGTAGCAGTTGTAGTATGTCCGGTCTCAATATTTGTATACTTGATAGTAACTTTTTTGATACCGGTAACTTCTTCCCCGTCATCCAGTAGAGAAGCTGATCCTGCCGTTCCGGAAACTGGTGACTCATTTTCACCGGATCCCGAATCAGGATTTGGATTCGGATCTTTGACATCTACATTAATGGTAACTGCCTTGCTGGATCTAAGAACATTATCAGATTCCCATCTATGGTCATCATCTTCAAAAGTAATACAACCATTGGATATAACAGGGGCATGTTCGTCAGGTAGTAGCAATGAAGTTGTGAAATTCCTTGATGTTCTCAACTTAGACTCACGTATAGAATCATCTGCACTATCAGAACTTCCCTCTGTAGCTGCATCTGATGAACCCTCACTTGAAGCATCTGATGAGCCTTCCTGCGCAGAATCATCTGATGTATCATCTTCATCCTCTTCAATAGAAGCTGCAGATGCAGCATCTGCTAATTCATCACTTGCTTCTGATGATCCTCCAATCGTAGCGTCGTCACCTTCGCTGTCATCGTCCACAGAATATCCTGCCGAGCTATCTGAACTACCTGCTGTTGCCTGATCTTCTGTCTGTTCAGAACCTGATCCGTTTCCACTTTCAGCCAAGGTCTGAATACCGCTCATGCCAATAAACAAAAAGCATGCTGTCAGAAGCGATGTAACTCTTATAAACAAGTTACCTTTCTTACTACTAAACACCTTGTGTCCCTCCTTGAATAACCTCTTCTATAAGCATCCGTTCTTACACCTATAAGTTGTAACCCCTACGTGTTTTTGACACAAAAAAAGCTGCAAAGAATAATCTTTGCAGCTAAACCATCTTGCATTATATTTGTAATACCCGTTACTAATGTGGATCTATCCCAAATCCTAAAAAACTTTGATTACTTACCAAGATTTACAGCTTTGCGTCCGCCCGTCACCGGAAAGCGTTTGCCTATAAATTGCTTATTAAAATACTTTAAATATGATATATTGTTGATACTTTTTCGTCAATACCTTTATGGAAACTATCGTTTATTCGTTTATCTTTTCTTGCTTCAAACTCACATTCATAATTACCCATATTTGTTTTACTTTTCATTTTTTCGGGACATTGAGATTTTGTATCCTTATCGTTTTTCCGTTTTATTTAAATATACTGCCATTTATTTATCCTCCATTTACAATATCCCCTGCTGACGAATGTCATTCGTCGGATCACTCATCAAAAAAATCCAAAAACTTACAATCCCTTGTAGAATCAGGGATTAGCAGTATTTTCACGCGACAAAATAATTCGCTTTATAGTGTCTTTGTAATCGTTATAACGCTAGTGATGTCGTTCGTCGTGTAAATCTTACGTTCTGTCAGAATCTGTTGAATATCCGTTTTGGCCCGTTTATAATGGGGAAACATTACAAAACAGAAGCAATCCATTCCCTTATTTCTCTTACCCAGACGCTACATAAAAATGGTTTGATTTCATAAAGAATGTATTACTTCAGATATCCAATATCTACTGATCCTATATTCAGGAAGGAATATTATGAACAAGCACTTTTATAAAAAGTATTTGGCTGGTGTCATCACCACCTTAGCATTAACCACACTGGCAAGTGTGCCAGTGCATGTATCCAATGCTCAATCCTTAAATACAGCTGACACCTCTGATATATCAGAAGAAAGTCAGGCTCCTATTGCAAATTCATCTATAGCTGAATCTAATTCCGATGACAACGAAGCAGCTACGCAAGATACTTCCGCTGAGCAGTCTCTTACATCTACTGGTGCCACATCATCAGATGCATCCGAAGATTCCAGTGACGATGCTGATACAGGGAGTAGTATAGAAGACTCTGAAGAAGACCTCTTAGCTCCAATGACACAGAATGTATCTGATGCAACCAAGGGAATTGTACAAGTTAACAGCATCTATACAGATGATTCCGGCAAGGAATACATCATCCTAGGATGCACGGGATTCCTCATCGGTAATACAGACGACGGCGAATATGTCATCACTACCAATAGTGTTGTAGCGCCAACAAAGCCTACACGAGATGATGCATTTGCAACTATTGGAGTAGATGAAGAAGAGGACGAATGGGACAAGATAGATCTAAAAGCTCAGGTAGTAGTAGAAGGCGATGTCACGATAGAGGCAACAGTAGTCACCAGAAGTCCGGAACTTAATATAGCAGTATTAAAGCTATCTCAGCCCCTATACAACAGGACACCACTTACCATACTAACATCAGATGACATCACAAGTGCCAAGCCCTATAAAGCAACAGAAGCAGTATATGCTCTTGGCTTCCCCTTTGCCGTAAGATATGACCGCAACACTGTAATGTACGATCAGGATGATGTAACCATGTCATCAGGAAGTATTGCCAACAACAAAACCTATAAAGATATACAGGTAATAGAACACGACTGTCTTATAACCGGCAATAACTGTGGTGGTCCTCTTCTTAACGAGAACGGCTATGTAATAGGCATAAATGAACAGAAGAAGGACGGAAGATATTACTGCTCGGTTGATAGTTCAGAACTGGTAAGGATACTGGATGCACTTGGCATCAAATATAGCAAGCTCACAACAACTGATCTTATAGAACAGGAAGAAGCAATGACAGCTGCACTTGAAGAAGCAGCAGCTGAAGAGAAAGCAAAGGCTGATGCTGAAGCATCCAGACTTGCTGCAGAAAAACAAAATCACACACAGGAAGTTGTAGTAAACAATGAGATCCCTAAATGGATATATATAGTTCTGATCGCACTTGGGATAGGCTTCCTGATAGTCGTAGTCGTCATGGTGATAATGATCATTACGAGGCATAAAGAAAAAAGTCCCGGACAGCCCAGGAAAAAGAAATCTAAAAAATCAGCAGATAAGATTCCTGATGGAGCAGGAAGATATGATAACCTCCCTGAGAAAAAGAAAGCAGTGATCCCTGAAGCCGATCAGATAGTAAAAGGATCTTCCGGTGCTCAATCTCAAGGCATGACAGGCTCCTCAGACACATCAATCCTTGGAGGCGGTGACAGTGGTGCCACAGTAGTACTTGGAAGCGCAACACCGCAAAGTAAGCGTATGACCTATTATGGCAATCTCTTAAGACGCAAGAACGGGGAGAACCATGTAATAGATAAGACCAAATATACGATCGGTAAAGACAGTCTGCATGTAGATCTGTGTATCAAGGATAACTGTGCAATAAGCAGACAGCATGCAGTAGTGGAAGCCAAAGACGGCGCCATGTACATAACTGACCTTGGCTCTACCAACGGAACATTCCTGAATGGAAAGCGCCTTGCACAGGGTCAGGCCAATGAGCTCCAT encodes:
- a CDS encoding Ig-like domain repeat protein; amino-acid sequence: MFSSKKGNLFIRVTSLLTACFLFIGMSGIQTLAESGNGSGSEQTEDQATAGSSDSSAGYSVDDDSEGDDATIGGSSEASDELADAASAASIEEDEDDTSDDSAQEGSSDASSEGSSDAATEGSSDSADDSIRESKLRTSRNFTTSLLLPDEHAPVISNGCITFEDDDHRWESDNVLRSSKAVTINVDVKDPNPNPDSGSGENESPVSGTAGSASLLDDGEEVTGIKKVTIKYTNIETGHTTTATMSGHGDGTYTYTFPQDVAAYQVESITAVDGNKNSTVYDSSDAADAKNENNIFSKISIEGDQYNDGREDSHYTNCITDLNRILTAGNNTSSAEEDNDWISLQGEDNADISLKVSFRSYISIFTDTDDVKISLVPVDEYGNKIEGAEAVEGKMNISWSFPKSRFEVTFDLPDDKDQYVVYKLESSGDCFINSAVRSFNKKGYLYVKLDSTSPVAQDIAVTYTEDGNGVSGTYNLGQGEERIVYSKNDLTLTVDTSKSYDPLISGSDTKETEDDVPASGIVKLSYVLYNDDYPTSGKGEYHEIEIEDLEIDECGDIRIELPGVSEGQGPVYIGDVRLYDLAGNETLIYEGKVEPVSYVIDSVSPVIEFTDLNGEGLSEGYPTDLASTTYFYNHDVTGKLLVTERYIKEVKLSEKSGLMKAELSIPESTSTELGAQTEYTFSTVGDGDYFFAADATDMSGNTADTVDSPYFVIDSIAPVITVTYTSGGETVTPAGKDTSYYKDSVVVTLVIEDKHLLQEGIEAVITGTKADGTSVNIPVSEWTYNEGSYTWTAKVELTDDGEYALSAKATDRAQNVSDTYTGAGFTIDRTVPVVTITFDNNSPQNEIYYNASRTATITVKDYTFDSSKSELVINAPDNAPSQSDWAGVSDQTYSKTVTFNLDGRYDFTFKTTDKAGNESETQTISLFIIDMTAPVVTVSYDNNDVRNGFYYNAKRTATVKVDEKSFDNSLVVINSQASDDAEPMAALPKAAAFSGNADVGTYTTTMSFNADGRYGYTIKVTDLAGNESEVYTSDIFVIDMTAPDITFSGVENYSANNGQVAPVLIYKDLNIDFENSSVTMTGANHGEVTPESKTTQVVDTVTVSYSDFAHTKETDDLYTLRVSITDMAGNVTEDELVFSVNRFGSVYVVGDSTKELTDRYYTNEPEDVTITEINVDSLTYKEVSVDRDGDSEVLKEGRDYTVSVQGDDKSWKSMTYTVNADNFNKDGNYSVMVYSRDRATNTQDNRSEGKEIEFAVDGTAPSIVTSEIKEKGVYEEEGHDFIINVTDNMGFESLVVYTGQNELTELVSYTAEDIEAAGGTLTVNLPEMDAYQNVMILATDVAGNQSERDYNNVLVSRNAKKLIEDDEIALNDEIKPLVDPDKDPSAFFIWAAVAGGFVVVSGGAGAAYYILRVKKLKVNK
- a CDS encoding glycoside hydrolase family 2 TIM barrel-domain containing protein, with protein sequence MRYLFDGGWRFLETGLDVHYDDLLRRKDEFEGSFNKVEIPHDFLIHDSDNLYKDATGWYSKDFEYSPGSGHRCFITFEGVYMDCTIYVNDKCAFEWKYGYSSFSFEMTDYLHQGINNISVFIRHQSPNTRWYSGAGIYRDVWLTITDSTYLAIDGVYLSTRPKGDDYILRVEAEVCGDMAGEAGISASISRTSTGISACENIAYEQLPVTDHPGPAKVSAPACDYKDLESGQVRYRYIQEYLVKSPLKWDPSNPNLYNITVTLTAGGRAVDEYRTRLGFKHVVLDPDKGFIINGQNIKLNGVCEHHDLGALGSAFNKAAMKRKFLTLKSMGVNAIRGTHNMVAPGVLDLMDEMGFIFISEAFDMWRKPKTTYDYARFFDSWHERDVASWVRRDRNHVCVSFWSIGNEIYDTHADEDGQRITKELSDLVRQYDYNGNARPTIGSNYMPWENARKCADILKVAGYNYAEKYYEEHHKEHPDWIIYGSETSSIVQSRGIYHFPASASVLSDDDEQCSSLGNSQTSWGAKSIENCIRVDRDTPFSMGQFLWTGFDYIGEPTPYHTKNSYFGQIDTAGFPKDAYYEWKAAWTDHKKAPMIHICPSFWDFNEGQTIDLKIVTNAPRAQLFINGKDKGCCDFSNKPGSGSKIEWNLQVPYSKGYVEARAYDEDGRVVATDVIRSFTDPVKLVLRNALDEYTNTKDCKNFGSESTYSNYNDSVDMDTNNNSIYSNDILCSNTRDLAFIEISALDTDGTEVSNAQNRVSVTVTGPGRLVGLDNGDSSDLDSYKATSRRLFGGKLLAIIQATDAEGEIVVTATSNGLESATYTLKSIKNKSDATNYIVRGESHEPSDDIRLLDPKDTAHNEVHCYEPLEVIDICHNDANRLGSQDEIPIRKIELVNESGNSVLTKGCNEVRVSAKVYPANATYKDITFQVVTEFGVKSNIADFRAEGNTAMITAKGDGRFYLRALSCNGGDKPRIISYMDFEVQGMGAAFFDPYSFVAGSLYSGYEGEVGNGNDKGVATARGQRTLVTYDRLDFGRDTSDEITIPVFSLDGGANRIRILSGDEVILDKIYDKPPIWNVYQEVTWKLDKPLTGVCDLSFETWDKLHLKGFVFKRNRRAYAESLAVDADEIYGDTYTIKDGMVSGIGNNVSLVYKDMNFGDEKPSHVTISGRAVGEKNTIHILFDTDKGSVREILEVEATDDITDHTFDISNIEGSGTITFVFLPGSNFDMKSFRFSK
- a CDS encoding trypsin-like peptidase domain-containing protein, producing the protein MNKHFYKKYLAGVITTLALTTLASVPVHVSNAQSLNTADTSDISEESQAPIANSSIAESNSDDNEAATQDTSAEQSLTSTGATSSDASEDSSDDADTGSSIEDSEEDLLAPMTQNVSDATKGIVQVNSIYTDDSGKEYIILGCTGFLIGNTDDGEYVITTNSVVAPTKPTRDDAFATIGVDEEEDEWDKIDLKAQVVVEGDVTIEATVVTRSPELNIAVLKLSQPLYNRTPLTILTSDDITSAKPYKATEAVYALGFPFAVRYDRNTVMYDQDDVTMSSGSIANNKTYKDIQVIEHDCLITGNNCGGPLLNENGYVIGINEQKKDGRYYCSVDSSELVRILDALGIKYSKLTTTDLIEQEEAMTAALEEAAAEEKAKADAEASRLAAEKQNHTQEVVVNNEIPKWIYIVLIALGIGFLIVVVVMVIMIITRHKEKSPGQPRKKKSKKSADKIPDGAGRYDNLPEKKKAVIPEADQIVKGSSGAQSQGMTGSSDTSILGGGDSGATVVLGSATPQSKRMTYYGNLLRRKNGENHVIDKTKYTIGKDSLHVDLCIKDNCAISRQHAVVEAKDGAMYITDLGSTNGTFLNGKRLAQGQANELHYGDTILIADEEFGYRR